The window TTTTAGTTAAAATTATGTTCATTATATTTGCAAGGTTTGAATTTTCACTTGAAAAAGTGGTTTTGAGTTTTCACAATGATGCCTGTTTACACAACCCAAATAAACATTAACATTGTTATAACAATGTATTGGAATCACCTATGGCAAAGTAATGTTACTCACACAACCCAAATAAACATTAAGTAATGGATTTggttatttgattcatttttaaCTCTATATAAATGGCTATCAACCATCCCCCTATTGTAACCAGAGATTTGATACTTTCTTTGGTTATACATGTTATGGTGTTGCTTCAATATGTGTATTGCTTATTGAGTGTGATGAAGAGTACTAATTAATATTCGCTTCATTACAGTGTGATTGTGGAAGCCCTTAAAGTGGATAGTCTACAGAGGCTCTGCTCATCCTTGGAACCTATTCTTCGTAGAGTTGTAAGATCTTCCAACTTTTGTATAATTCTTTTCTTCCTGATGAGGGACAGTTTTGGATGATCAGTTTGGTAACTAATAGCTTTTCAAATCCGTTTTCTCATATTTTTTCTTCGAAAATGAAGCAATGAACTGTTTTCAGCTTGACATCTTTGTGAGCGGGTGGGTGTATGGGGGGTGGGAATGCTTTTATAACCTTGCTAGAGTCTAGCTCTACCTTATGCAGATTAGTTATTGTAGTCTTGCAATGAATGCTTGTTACCCTCTACCCTTTCTCCTCTGAAATGTGGTATAGAATGATGACTATACAATTGGTATCTGTTTCATAATACTTGTATCTCTGCACTTCTCTTATGTTTGGTCTCTATGAATCATGAACAGGTTAGTGAAGAAGTTGAACGTGCTTTAGCAAAGTTGGGGCCTGCAAGACTTGTAGGAAATGGAAGGTAAAAATCACTTCTTGTTGGATTCTTAAGATTGTTTACTCTTTTAGGCTAAATGTTTTGTCTTTTTGGTTTTAGTATATACATTTATCTAAAGCGTTCTGAAATTAAACAGCTGCATGAAAGATGCTTCATTTAAACCTCATTTTCAAAAATAGCACTTGCATTTCAATGTTTGTCGCTTGTTGAGATTTGCAGCATCCTAAATTCTAATTAATATGCTATTTGGATGGTTTGTTGCTGCAAATTTTGTCACCAATTTCCTTGCATATTCAAATGCTCACAATCTGAtcaaattgtgattttatgacTATTGAGAAAGAACAATATGAACGTTATGTTAAAAAAATGCAGATCTTCTCCTAAGCGCATTGAAGCACCTGATGGAAGAAATTTGCAgcttcatttcagaactaaGCTTTCTTTACCCCTTTTTACGGGAGGAAAAGTCGAAGGCGAGCAAGGAGCTGCAATCCACATTGTCTTAATTGATGCAAATACCGGGGAACTTGTAACAACAGGTCCAGAATCATCGGCAAAACTGGATATTGTTGTACTTGAAGGTGATTtcaatgatgaagatgatgcaAATTGGACCGAAGAAGATTTTGACAGTCATGTGGTGAAAGAGCGTGAAGGAAAGCGGCCTCTTTTAACTGGAGATGTGCAAGTGACACTGAAAGAAGGTGTAGGGACGCTGGGGGAGCTGACATTTACTGATAATTCAAGCTGGATAAGAAGCAGACAGTTCAGACTAGGTCTAAAGATTGCTGCTGGCTATTGCGACAACCTTCGCATCCGTGAGGCAAAGACGGAAGCTTTCACTGTTAAAGATCACAGAGGGGAATGTGAGTCAACATTTCTAAATCTATACTCCTCCTGTTATCCGTTCCACTCACTCAATCTGCTACATAGATGACAAAGATCACATCGAGCACTTCAATATAGCAAATTGAATGGGGCAGAGGAGTTAGTCTTTATAAATGTTTCCGTGTGTCCTTTCCTGGATATTTGTATATGCTGTTACCTTCTAAACCATGTGTGTTGTTTGTGTTTTTTAGTGTATAAAAAACACTATCCTCCTGCATTGAATGATGAAGTTTGGAGATTGGAGAAGATCGGGAAAGATGGGGCTTTCCACAAGAGACTCAATAAAGCCGGCGTTGTTACTGTTGAACATTTCTTGAGATTTGTTATCAGAGATCCACAGAGATTGCGTAATGTAAGAACACCAGAATTTTGTTGTTTGATTGCGATGTTGTCTTAGTTATTTGACCTAAACTTTTTACTCTTTCTGAACCCTTGTTTAGATACTAGGAAGTGGCATGTCGAATAAGATGTGGGATGCACTTGTGGAGCATGCTAAGACTTGTGTACTTGGGGGAAAGCTTTATATCTACTATCCCGATGGTCCACAAGGGGTTGGTGTAATTTTTAACAGTATCTATGAGTTTAGTGGCTTAATCGCTGGTGGCCAGTATTACTCGACTGATTCGCTATCCGACACCCAGAAGGTTAGTAGTCCCTAAACCCACTATCTTTCATCTCTTATGTTTTTTTACCTTCTCAATGTTCCTTGTGTTGTGGTTGATGATAATATGCTTATAGTCCAGAAATTGAAAACTAGAATACCAAACAAGTGAACAAATTATGGTCCCAATTCCCACTCATGCCAACACGTTCATGTCATGAGTACCACgtagaagattttttttttttgggttaaaaGAGGCATTATTGGGGTGAAATCGGGAGGGGGGGACAATATCTGTTGCACGTTCAATACGATGGCTGAAGATCCAGTATGTTGGCAGGTCTATGCCGACACTTTGATAAAGAAAGCGTATGAGAATTGGATGCATGTTGTGGAGTATGACGGCAAATCTCTCTTGAGCTTAAAACAGAACAGGATCGAAGATTCTCCGAGGACTGAATCGCCTGTTACTCAACCGAACACTAATTTTTACAATCATCAAGTCGCTTTACCCAGTTTACCGGTTGCTCCTGCTGTGGAACAGCCTTCTGCCGATCCAGGTCTCAAGATGGgaggtatatatatatcacattcATGAAATGCAGCTGTATATTCCACatttatattttctcatttttcattatataaattggtttatttatGTTTCAGGTTTACATGATGCATTGGGTACAAGTTACCCTGTACAGTCGCAAACAATGAACATTAACGGATCATCTTCACATTTTAGTCCCGTTTCCGTTTCTCCTCCGAATCAGTTTATGGGTGCTTCTGGTCTAAACCAGCCTTCTAGAAACAGTAATGGATTGAATTTTGGGTCTACACAACCATCTTTATCGGGATTACAGCCCGTTGGAACTTCCGACTTTGCAGATTATCGAGGAAGTGAGAACACGCTATCAGAGGAAGAAATTCGCATGCGAAGTAATCAAATGCTTGAACATGAAGACATGCAACATTTACTTCGTTTATTTGGGATGGGTGGGGGTCATGGCCAAAATCCCGTTGGTGTGCCAGAAGATACGTACCCATATTCCGCAGCATATGCACCGTCACCGGCAATTAACTTCAATTTTGAGGAGGATAGAACTCGATCTTCCGGGAAAGCTGTTGTGGGTTGGCTCAAGCTTAAGGCGGCCCTTAGATGGGGTATCTTTATCAGGAAGAAGGCTGCTGAGAGACGCGCTCAAATTGTCGAGTTGGAAGAGACATAGATACGCAACCCGGATCAAGTCTTATCCGACTTTGCTAAAACTACTATGCTAAACGGGCCTAACTGCGCACGAAGAATAGGATTTTTCGATGAATATCAATATTGGGACGATGTCTGCTTGCTTGACTTGCTCACTCATGGATCCCTGACGAGTAAAGGACAAAGAACGGGAGTAGAGATGCTATAGTTGACGAGACTTAATTCAGGGATAACCTTCGGCTAGAATTTGTTCGCTCTCATACTCGATTTCCCCTTGAAACTCTTGATTAAGGTCTtatagtttataataagaggccaattgcatttttcattgtttcccTTGTGTACGTTGTATTGTATGATTACTGGTTAGATGAAGTCTAACTTTAACTAAATCTGTTGTATTTATTACATAATGAGTAACTGTCTGGCTGTTGGTAGTTGGCTTGATTACCAGACAAACTACATGCTTCAATGAATTCATTTGTTTTTCCAATAATGTTTTGATGGCATTCATTGTGTTTCATAGC of the Amaranthus tricolor cultivar Red isolate AtriRed21 chromosome 6, ASM2621246v1, whole genome shotgun sequence genome contains:
- the LOC130814931 gene encoding calmodulin-binding protein 60 C-like; protein product: MQTRYMERSNSMSGREKRALDSSSNVDEDGQPDRKRPALASVIVEALKVDSLQRLCSSLEPILRRVVSEEVERALAKLGPARLVGNGRSSPKRIEAPDGRNLQLHFRTKLSLPLFTGGKVEGEQGAAIHIVLIDANTGELVTTGPESSAKLDIVVLEGDFNDEDDANWTEEDFDSHVVKEREGKRPLLTGDVQVTLKEGVGTLGELTFTDNSSWIRSRQFRLGLKIAAGYCDNLRIREAKTEAFTVKDHRGELYKKHYPPALNDEVWRLEKIGKDGAFHKRLNKAGVVTVEHFLRFVIRDPQRLRNILGSGMSNKMWDALVEHAKTCVLGGKLYIYYPDGPQGVGVIFNSIYEFSGLIAGGQYYSTDSLSDTQKVYADTLIKKAYENWMHVVEYDGKSLLSLKQNRIEDSPRTESPVTQPNTNFYNHQVALPSLPVAPAVEQPSADPGLKMGGLHDALGTSYPVQSQTMNINGSSSHFSPVSVSPPNQFMGASGLNQPSRNSNGLNFGSTQPSLSGLQPVGTSDFADYRGSENTLSEEEIRMRSNQMLEHEDMQHLLRLFGMGGGHGQNPVGVPEDTYPYSAAYAPSPAINFNFEEDRTRSSGKAVVGWLKLKAALRWGIFIRKKAAERRAQIVELEET